In Microbacterium binotii, one DNA window encodes the following:
- a CDS encoding fluoride efflux transporter FluC, protein MTPLVFLIVVVAGGVGAGARYVVDLAVTTLVGARFPWGTLVINVTGSFALGLLTGAVSDAALLAVAGTGLLGGFTTFSSVAAVSAVMATERRGWAAATNTVGTLVLALAAAAVGLAVGGLVTR, encoded by the coding sequence GTGACGCCGCTCGTCTTCCTCATCGTCGTCGTCGCCGGCGGCGTCGGGGCGGGCGCGCGCTACGTCGTCGACCTCGCCGTCACGACCCTCGTGGGCGCTCGCTTCCCGTGGGGCACGCTCGTCATCAACGTGACCGGATCGTTCGCGCTCGGCCTGCTGACCGGTGCGGTCTCGGATGCGGCTCTGCTCGCCGTGGCCGGCACGGGACTCCTGGGCGGTTTCACGACCTTCAGCTCGGTGGCCGCGGTCAGCGCCGTCATGGCGACCGAGCGGCGCGGATGGGCGGCCGCGACCAACACGGTCGGAACGCTCGTCCTGGCGCTCGCCGCCGCCGCGGTCGGTCTCGCGGTCGGCGGGCTCGTCACCCGGTAG
- a CDS encoding fluoride efflux transporter FluC — protein MAAGFSWRHLGLIVLGGAIGTAARAGLLLIDAPAWHPIAVPVINVTGAFALGLLTAVLTRRAETARSRDLRQLLGTGVLGGYTTYSTFAVQAVDGAAVALTLATAAVGLAAAWAGLALGRRGAA, from the coding sequence GTGGCAGCAGGCTTCTCGTGGCGGCATCTCGGGCTGATCGTCCTCGGCGGCGCGATCGGCACCGCCGCACGAGCCGGGCTCCTGCTCATCGACGCCCCGGCGTGGCATCCGATCGCGGTGCCCGTGATCAACGTCACGGGTGCGTTCGCGCTGGGGCTGTTGACGGCGGTGCTCACCCGCCGCGCCGAGACCGCGCGCTCGAGAGATCTGCGTCAGCTGCTCGGAACCGGCGTGCTCGGCGGCTACACGACCTACAGCACGTTCGCGGTTCAGGCCGTCGACGGGGCGGCCGTGGCCCTCACGCTCGCCACGGCGGCCGTGGGGCTCGCCGCCGCCTGGGCGGGCCTCGCCCTCGGGCGGAGGGGGGCCGCGTGA
- a CDS encoding PadR family transcriptional regulator, whose translation MAPVFSHGDLRLYLLSLLDESPRHGYDLMQALADRTGGTYTPSAGTIYPRLAKLEEEGLVTKTVDGRKTVYALTDAGRAEVAARAGELEGIQSDLADSVRLIAQEVRGSVREAMRSLRADLAAASKADRDAPARPHEDDERSAAREQLRRAEAAVTEFRTQVRADMRTHVARGGQLSASAVDAFIEAMDAAARELTRGLRG comes from the coding sequence ATGGCCCCGGTGTTCTCGCACGGCGACCTGCGCCTGTATCTGCTGAGCCTCCTCGACGAGTCCCCGCGCCACGGCTACGACCTCATGCAGGCACTCGCCGACCGCACGGGCGGCACCTACACGCCGAGCGCCGGCACGATCTATCCCCGCCTCGCGAAGCTGGAGGAGGAGGGCCTGGTCACCAAGACGGTCGACGGTCGCAAGACGGTCTACGCGCTCACGGATGCGGGGCGCGCCGAGGTCGCGGCCCGTGCGGGCGAGCTCGAGGGCATCCAGTCCGACCTCGCCGACTCCGTGCGCCTCATCGCCCAGGAGGTCCGTGGCAGTGTGCGCGAGGCGATGCGGAGCCTGCGCGCCGATCTCGCCGCAGCGTCCAAGGCGGACCGGGATGCTCCCGCCCGCCCCCATGAGGACGACGAGCGCAGTGCGGCACGCGAACAACTGCGACGCGCAGAGGCGGCGGTCACCGAGTTCCGCACGCAGGTGCGCGCCGACATGCGCACGCACGTCGCCCGCGGCGGCCAGCTCTCCGCGTCAGCGGTCGACGCCTTCATCGAGGCGATGGATGCGGCGGCGCGCGAGCTCACCCGCGGACTGCGCGGCTAG
- a CDS encoding DNA topoisomerase IB produces MARLARVDPGSDAGISRTRSGTGFSYTRPDGTKVTTAERARIEALVIPPAWQDVWICAKDNGHIQAVGTDDAGRRQYLYHADWSVKRDKGKYARALALAESLPRARGRVTAALRRADDSREAVLAAAFRMLDAGAIRIGSTKYLRRGGGRGLTTLQRRDVRVEAGVIELDFPAKSGVRARIRIEDEDLAVVLEQLTAGRPRSPLLAYRRGRRRVALTPGEVNAYIRVLTGGDFTAKDFRTLRGTVTAAESLARLGHVESKKARKLAERDAVKATAAVLCNTPSVARSSYIDPRVWRAYAKGRLLESGVSPETAIRRLVEG; encoded by the coding sequence GTGGCGCGACTGGCCCGGGTCGATCCCGGATCGGACGCGGGGATCTCCCGCACGCGCAGCGGCACGGGGTTCAGCTACACGCGGCCCGACGGCACGAAGGTCACGACGGCGGAGCGTGCTCGCATCGAGGCCCTCGTCATCCCGCCGGCGTGGCAGGACGTGTGGATCTGTGCGAAGGACAACGGTCACATCCAGGCGGTCGGCACCGACGACGCCGGTCGACGGCAGTACCTGTACCACGCCGACTGGTCGGTCAAGCGGGACAAGGGCAAGTACGCGCGTGCCCTCGCCCTCGCGGAGTCGCTGCCGCGCGCCCGCGGCCGGGTGACGGCGGCGCTGCGGCGAGCGGACGACTCGCGCGAGGCCGTGCTCGCCGCCGCGTTCCGGATGCTGGATGCGGGAGCCATCCGGATCGGCTCCACGAAGTACCTGCGCCGCGGCGGCGGGCGGGGCCTCACGACCCTGCAGCGGCGCGACGTCCGCGTCGAGGCCGGGGTGATCGAACTCGACTTCCCCGCGAAGAGCGGGGTGCGCGCCCGCATCCGCATCGAGGACGAGGACCTGGCCGTCGTCCTCGAGCAGCTGACGGCGGGGCGCCCGCGTTCGCCGCTGCTCGCCTACCGGCGCGGTCGACGGCGGGTGGCTCTCACGCCCGGCGAGGTGAACGCCTACATCCGTGTGCTCACCGGAGGTGACTTCACCGCGAAGGACTTCCGCACGCTGCGGGGCACGGTCACCGCGGCGGAGAGCCTGGCGCGTCTCGGGCACGTGGAGTCGAAGAAGGCGCGCAAACTGGCGGAACGCGACGCCGTGAAGGCGACCGCCGCGGTGCTGTGCAACACGCCGTCCGTCGCGCGCAGCAGCTACATCGATCCGCGCGTGTGGCGGGCCTATGCCAAGGGGCGCCTGCTGGAGTCGGGCGTCTCGCCCGAGACCGCGATCCGGCGTCTCGTCGAAGGCTGA
- a CDS encoding universal stress protein yields MSEEAVGPVVLGATADLPDRVWNEAARYARLFGRDLIVAYVDVTRFVTYADPDGVEHSAPIDINLAAGQAQVDAVRDRAEKLLEPDGWTLRSLVGDPAMALKDLADQVDAVMIVVGTRRRGFGETLREFFTGSVAARLAHRQHRPVLVVPLEEPLADADDPWVE; encoded by the coding sequence ATGAGCGAAGAAGCTGTCGGGCCGGTCGTGCTGGGAGCGACCGCGGACCTTCCCGATCGAGTGTGGAACGAGGCCGCCCGCTACGCGCGGCTCTTCGGGCGTGATCTCATCGTCGCGTATGTGGATGTGACCCGGTTCGTCACCTATGCCGATCCCGACGGTGTCGAGCACAGCGCGCCCATCGACATCAACCTCGCGGCGGGGCAGGCGCAGGTGGACGCGGTGCGTGACCGAGCCGAGAAGCTCCTCGAGCCGGATGGGTGGACGCTGCGCTCGCTCGTCGGCGATCCCGCGATGGCGCTGAAGGATCTGGCCGATCAGGTGGACGCCGTGATGATCGTGGTCGGCACCCGCAGGCGCGGATTCGGTGAGACCCTGCGGGAGTTCTTCACCGGCTCCGTCGCCGCGCGCCTGGCGCACCGCCAGCACCGGCCGGTGCTCGTCGTCCCCCTCGAGGAGCCCCTGGCCGATGCCGACGACCCCTGGGTCGAATAG
- a CDS encoding DUF7218 family protein: MPGGRGANSLKDPKLYEELRDEGASKEKAARISNAAARDGRSAVGRRGGRSGDYEDWTVPELRKRAKELGLTGYSGKRKAELISALRNH; the protein is encoded by the coding sequence ATGCCGGGTGGACGCGGGGCGAACAGCCTGAAGGATCCGAAGCTGTACGAGGAGTTGCGCGACGAGGGCGCCTCGAAGGAGAAGGCCGCGCGCATCTCCAACGCGGCGGCGCGCGACGGGCGTTCGGCCGTCGGCAGGCGCGGTGGGCGCTCCGGCGACTACGAGGACTGGACGGTCCCCGAACTGCGCAAGCGCGCGAAAGAACTCGGTCTCACCGGATACTCCGGCAAGCGCAAGGCGGAGCTGATCTCGGCTCTGCGCAACCACTGA
- a CDS encoding DUF4097 family beta strand repeat-containing protein → MAPEKWLIHPGETRVIDLDDITHLKVGLVGGEIDIVAHDEPGVRIEVHAVTTKDLRISAEDGRIEIDHPQLRWDNFLEVFRNFGSGGPKAEISVAVPADIALTLGVVNASALVSGLAADARVNTVSGDVIVDGLSGDLTVNAVSGDVQSRGLDGALNANSVSGDVTATGRITKATVDTVSGSMMIDAIGPVHQIGLNTVAGSTTIRLDAGLPANYVVRSVSGRVQIDGVPQSGRGSGPTTNYSGSIGELSGSFVDVRANSVSGDITVLRRSAAEDEQ, encoded by the coding sequence ATGGCACCGGAAAAGTGGCTCATCCACCCCGGCGAGACCCGCGTGATCGACCTGGACGACATCACGCACCTGAAGGTGGGTCTGGTCGGCGGTGAGATCGACATCGTCGCCCACGACGAACCCGGGGTGCGCATCGAAGTGCACGCAGTGACGACCAAGGATCTGCGCATCTCCGCCGAAGACGGCCGCATCGAGATCGACCACCCGCAGCTGCGCTGGGACAACTTCCTCGAGGTGTTCCGCAACTTCGGTTCCGGAGGCCCCAAGGCCGAGATCAGCGTCGCGGTGCCCGCGGACATCGCGCTCACCCTCGGCGTCGTGAACGCCAGTGCTCTCGTCTCCGGCCTCGCCGCGGATGCGCGCGTCAACACGGTTTCGGGCGACGTGATCGTGGACGGACTGAGCGGCGACCTCACCGTGAACGCCGTGTCGGGCGACGTCCAGAGCCGAGGACTCGACGGCGCGCTGAACGCGAACAGCGTCTCCGGTGACGTGACGGCGACGGGCCGCATCACGAAGGCGACGGTCGACACGGTGTCCGGCAGCATGATGATCGACGCGATCGGACCGGTGCACCAGATCGGGCTGAACACCGTCGCCGGCAGCACCACCATCCGTCTGGATGCGGGACTGCCCGCCAACTACGTGGTGCGCAGTGTCAGCGGACGCGTGCAGATCGATGGGGTGCCACAGTCCGGCCGAGGCAGCGGACCCACCACGAACTACTCCGGCTCGATCGGCGAGCTCAGCGGCAGCTTCGTCGACGTCCGGGCGAACTCGGTCTCGGGCGACATCACGGTCCTGCGCCGCTCCGCCGCGGAGGACGAGCAGTGA
- a CDS encoding class I SAM-dependent methyltransferase yields the protein MVSAREHIDPTPFVEANRANWDERAELHAARDGSGYGIERFVDDHEALSDVVRFDLPLLGDIRGKRAVHLQCHIGTDTLSLARLGAHVTGLDFSETAIAEARRLVAESGDDVDFVRSDVRDAASVLQPASFDLVYTGIGALCWLPRVDEWARVVAALLAPGGSLFIREGHPILWSVNETLEDDIHLRFSYFEPAEPLEWDDDSTYVPTTRPLTATKTYEWNHALGEIVTALLDAGLRIDALVEHDSVPWEALPGRMTHRATDGEWVLTGRFAGVMPLTYTIRATKPA from the coding sequence ATGGTCTCCGCGCGCGAGCACATCGATCCCACCCCGTTCGTCGAGGCGAATCGCGCCAACTGGGACGAGCGCGCCGAGCTCCACGCCGCCCGTGACGGGTCGGGGTACGGGATCGAGCGCTTCGTCGACGACCACGAGGCGCTCTCCGACGTCGTCCGCTTCGACCTGCCTCTGCTCGGCGACATCCGCGGCAAGCGCGCGGTGCACCTGCAGTGCCACATCGGTACTGACACGCTCTCCCTCGCCAGGCTCGGCGCGCACGTCACCGGGCTGGATTTCTCCGAGACGGCGATCGCCGAGGCCCGACGGCTCGTCGCCGAGTCCGGCGACGACGTCGACTTCGTACGCTCCGATGTGCGGGATGCGGCATCGGTGCTGCAGCCCGCATCCTTCGACCTCGTCTACACCGGCATCGGCGCGTTGTGCTGGCTGCCGCGGGTCGACGAGTGGGCGCGGGTCGTCGCGGCGCTGCTCGCGCCCGGCGGGTCGTTGTTCATTCGCGAGGGCCACCCCATCCTGTGGTCGGTCAACGAGACGCTCGAGGACGACATCCACCTCCGCTTCTCCTACTTCGAGCCCGCCGAGCCGCTCGAGTGGGACGATGACTCCACCTACGTGCCGACCACGCGTCCATTGACGGCGACCAAGACGTACGAGTGGAACCACGCCCTGGGCGAGATCGTGACCGCCCTGCTGGATGCGGGCCTGCGCATCGACGCGCTCGTCGAACACGACAGCGTGCCGTGGGAGGCGCTGCCCGGTCGGATGACGCATCGGGCCACCGACGGCGAGTGGGTGCTGACCGGCCGGTTCGCCGGCGTCATGCCGCTCACCTACACGATCCGCGCCACCAAGCCCGCCTGA
- a CDS encoding DUF2207 domain-containing protein: protein MNIALLIIIVVAIVLAIVGGLNTALNWLLWVALIVGVIALIAFLLRVIRGGSKV from the coding sequence ATGAACATCGCACTGCTCATCATCATCGTCGTCGCCATCGTGCTGGCGATCGTCGGAGGCCTCAACACAGCGCTGAACTGGCTGCTGTGGGTGGCCCTCATTGTCGGCGTCATCGCGCTGATCGCATTCCTGCTCCGAGTCATTCGAGGCGGCAGCAAGGTCTGA
- a CDS encoding aldose 1-epimerase family protein translates to MSADPTGVRHRLSSSNGSAEITEVGASLRALRIDGVDLVPHYPDTAPTPAASGVVLVPWPNRVRDGRWSQRGTDYQLALTEPKLGNASHGLLRFAPYRVVGAETDAVTLEADVFPQTGYPFHLATRVTYALTDDGLDVLHQITNVGADAAPVALGTHPYLCIADVPTAELRLEVDAATWFRLDERNLPIAEEPVDAARDLRTPRRVGDLTLDTAYSTLRRGADGRVRGVLHAPDGRRLELWAGAGFEYLQVFTTDRYPGQEVAVAIEPMTAPADALNSGRDLRWLEPGETWELEWGISLTRP, encoded by the coding sequence ATGAGCGCCGATCCGACCGGAGTCCGTCACCGCCTGTCGTCGTCGAACGGATCGGCCGAGATCACCGAGGTCGGGGCCTCCCTGCGGGCGTTGCGGATCGATGGGGTCGACCTCGTTCCGCACTATCCCGACACCGCACCGACGCCCGCCGCATCCGGGGTCGTCCTCGTGCCCTGGCCCAACAGGGTGCGCGACGGGCGCTGGTCGCAGCGCGGCACCGACTACCAGCTCGCGCTCACCGAGCCCAAGCTCGGCAACGCCTCGCACGGGCTCCTGCGCTTCGCCCCGTACCGGGTCGTAGGCGCCGAGACCGACGCCGTGACGCTCGAGGCCGATGTCTTCCCCCAGACCGGCTACCCCTTCCATCTCGCCACCCGCGTCACCTACGCCCTGACCGACGACGGCCTGGACGTCCTGCACCAGATCACGAATGTCGGAGCGGATGCGGCACCTGTCGCGCTCGGCACGCATCCGTACCTCTGCATCGCAGACGTGCCCACCGCAGAGCTGCGCCTCGAGGTGGACGCGGCGACGTGGTTCCGCCTCGACGAGCGCAACCTGCCGATCGCGGAGGAGCCCGTGGACGCGGCGCGCGACCTGCGCACCCCGCGCCGGGTCGGAGACCTCACGCTCGACACCGCCTACTCGACGCTCCGCCGTGGTGCGGACGGCCGCGTTCGCGGCGTGCTCCACGCCCCGGACGGCCGCCGCCTCGAGCTCTGGGCCGGCGCCGGGTTCGAGTACCTGCAGGTCTTCACGACCGACCGCTACCCGGGCCAGGAGGTCGCTGTCGCGATCGAGCCGATGACCGCCCCGGCCGACGCTCTGAACTCGGGCCGCGATCTGCGTTGGCTCGAGCCCGGTGAGACGTGGGAACTCGAGTGGGGCATCTCCCTCACACGCCCCTGA
- a CDS encoding efflux RND transporter permease subunit gives MSHLAVLSLKNRALIALITIVAAIFGSLALTSLKQELIPSVEFPQLSILSTYPGASPEVVSNDVSTPIETAIQGVPGLESTTATSTTNASIVRASFTYGTNLATAEQKISLAIGRIKDQLPTGVEPNVISVSIDDLPVIQLAVTGYSDAQAIQDKLESAVIPEIQDLAGVNAAQIVGGIGKRVVITPDAAQLAASGFTQQAITDALDKNGVLFPGGAITEGDQTLTVQTGAKITSVDELAALPLVPTDAAQFGAGTVTIGQVATVAEAADPVTSLSRVNGEPALTIAVTKLPAANTVDVSRAVTDALPRLSDALGGDAQFSVVFDQAPYIEQSIEALAQEGLLGLVFAVLVILIFLLSVRATIVTAISIPTSVLITFIGIQAFGYSLNILTLGALTIAIGRVVDDSIVVIENIRRHYVGDADKRASILLAVREVAAAVTASTITTVAVFLPIAFVGDLTGELFRPFALTVTLAMVASLFVSLTIVPVLAYWFLKPGKPVQGPDGESIDPEDPSAPPSRLQKAYLPVLSWTLKHSWVTLGLALLVLVGTGALAPLMKTNFLGDSGQNTLTITQTLGPAASLDAEDAAASRVEETLKGVDGIETVQVSIGSSGSAVRDAFSGGSGGITYSITTDAGADQLALRDRVQSALADLDDVGTIALASSGGGFGSSDIEIDVTAPDQQTLQEATDAVQSGLEGKDGISQVTSNLSASLPYIAVTVDRDAAAARGLSEVAVGGLVSGTMQPRQVGSVEIDGTSLTVYLAASQVPVTIDDLRALTIPSVGGVVRLDEIATVEQSQGPTSITTERGQRTATVTVTPSGDDLTSANATVNKALADVSLPTGADASLGGVVTQQSDAFTQLGLAMLAAILIVYIVMVATFKSLRQPLLLLVSVPFAATGAILLQIATGVPLGVASLIGVLMLIGIVVTNAIVLVDLVNQYREKGLNAHDATVAGGSRRLRPILMTAAATIFALTPMALGITGHGGFISQPLAIVVIGGLVSSTVLTLLVLPTLYNLVEGAKERRRSRRAGDESASGSPGTAGEPDAPTTRRALRGS, from the coding sequence GTGTCACATCTGGCAGTCCTCAGCCTGAAGAACCGCGCCCTCATCGCGCTCATCACGATCGTCGCGGCGATCTTCGGCTCGCTCGCGCTCACGAGCCTCAAGCAGGAGCTCATCCCGTCGGTGGAGTTCCCGCAGCTGTCGATCCTGTCGACCTATCCCGGCGCTTCGCCCGAGGTCGTCTCCAACGACGTCTCGACACCGATCGAGACGGCGATCCAGGGCGTGCCCGGCCTCGAGTCGACGACGGCGACGAGCACCACGAACGCCTCGATCGTGCGCGCCTCGTTCACGTACGGCACCAATCTCGCCACCGCAGAGCAGAAGATCAGCCTCGCGATCGGCCGCATCAAGGACCAGCTGCCGACAGGTGTCGAGCCCAACGTCATCTCCGTCTCGATCGATGACCTGCCCGTCATCCAGCTCGCAGTCACGGGCTACAGCGACGCGCAGGCGATCCAGGACAAGCTCGAGTCCGCCGTCATCCCCGAGATCCAGGATCTCGCCGGCGTCAACGCCGCGCAGATCGTCGGCGGCATCGGCAAGCGTGTGGTCATCACCCCGGATGCGGCGCAGCTGGCCGCATCCGGCTTCACGCAGCAGGCGATCACGGACGCACTCGACAAGAACGGCGTTCTCTTCCCGGGCGGTGCGATCACCGAGGGCGATCAGACGCTGACCGTGCAGACCGGCGCCAAGATCACGTCGGTCGACGAGCTCGCGGCGCTCCCTCTCGTGCCCACGGATGCGGCGCAGTTCGGCGCGGGCACCGTGACGATCGGCCAGGTCGCGACGGTCGCCGAGGCGGCCGACCCCGTCACCTCGCTCTCGCGGGTCAACGGGGAGCCGGCTCTGACGATCGCCGTCACCAAGCTCCCGGCGGCGAACACGGTCGACGTCTCCCGCGCGGTCACCGACGCACTGCCGCGCCTCAGCGACGCGCTCGGCGGTGACGCCCAGTTCTCCGTGGTCTTCGACCAGGCGCCCTACATCGAGCAGTCGATCGAGGCGCTGGCGCAGGAGGGGCTGCTCGGGCTCGTCTTCGCCGTTCTCGTCATCCTGATCTTCCTGCTGTCGGTGCGCGCGACGATCGTCACCGCGATCTCGATCCCGACCAGCGTGCTGATCACCTTCATCGGCATCCAGGCGTTCGGCTACTCGCTCAACATCCTGACCCTCGGTGCTCTGACCATCGCGATCGGCCGCGTCGTCGACGACTCGATCGTCGTGATCGAGAACATCCGCCGCCACTACGTCGGCGACGCCGACAAACGCGCCTCGATCCTGCTCGCCGTGCGCGAGGTGGCGGCGGCGGTGACCGCATCCACGATCACGACCGTCGCGGTGTTCCTGCCGATCGCCTTCGTCGGAGACCTGACGGGCGAGCTCTTCCGTCCCTTCGCGTTGACGGTTACCCTCGCGATGGTCGCATCGCTGTTCGTGTCGCTCACGATCGTGCCCGTGCTCGCGTACTGGTTCCTGAAGCCCGGTAAGCCGGTGCAGGGACCCGACGGCGAGAGCATCGACCCGGAGGATCCCTCCGCGCCGCCCTCGCGCCTGCAGAAGGCGTACCTGCCGGTGCTCTCCTGGACGCTCAAGCACTCGTGGGTGACGCTCGGACTCGCCCTGCTCGTCCTGGTCGGCACCGGCGCGCTCGCCCCGCTGATGAAGACGAACTTCCTCGGCGACTCCGGTCAGAACACGCTGACCATCACGCAGACGCTGGGTCCGGCCGCCAGCCTCGACGCGGAGGACGCCGCGGCGTCCCGCGTGGAGGAGACCCTCAAGGGCGTCGACGGCATCGAGACCGTGCAGGTCTCGATCGGCTCGAGCGGCTCCGCCGTGCGCGATGCGTTCTCCGGCGGCAGCGGTGGCATCACCTACTCGATCACGACGGATGCGGGAGCCGACCAGCTCGCCCTCCGCGACCGCGTGCAGTCCGCCCTGGCCGATCTCGACGACGTGGGCACCATCGCGCTCGCCTCCTCCGGCGGCGGCTTCGGCTCGAGCGACATCGAGATCGATGTGACCGCGCCGGACCAGCAGACGCTGCAGGAGGCGACGGATGCGGTGCAGTCGGGCCTCGAGGGCAAGGACGGCATCTCGCAGGTCACGAGCAACCTCTCCGCATCGTTGCCCTACATCGCCGTGACGGTGGACCGGGATGCGGCCGCTGCCCGCGGCCTCTCTGAGGTCGCCGTCGGCGGGCTCGTCTCCGGCACCATGCAGCCTCGCCAGGTCGGCTCGGTCGAGATCGACGGCACCTCGCTGACGGTGTACCTCGCCGCATCCCAGGTCCCGGTCACGATCGATGATCTGCGAGCACTCACCATCCCGAGCGTCGGCGGCGTGGTGCGGCTCGACGAGATCGCGACGGTCGAGCAGAGCCAGGGGCCCACCTCGATCACGACCGAGCGCGGTCAGCGCACGGCCACGGTCACCGTCACCCCGTCGGGCGACGACCTGACCTCGGCGAACGCGACCGTCAACAAGGCGCTCGCCGACGTGTCGCTGCCGACGGGGGCCGACGCCTCGCTCGGCGGTGTCGTGACCCAGCAGAGCGACGCGTTCACGCAGCTGGGCCTCGCGATGCTCGCGGCCATCCTGATCGTCTACATCGTCATGGTCGCGACCTTCAAGTCACTGCGTCAGCCGCTGCTGCTGCTGGTTTCCGTGCCGTTCGCGGCGACCGGCGCCATCCTGTTGCAGATCGCGACGGGTGTGCCGCTGGGAGTGGCCTCGCTGATCGGTGTGCTGATGCTCATCGGCATCGTGGTGACGAACGCGATCGTGCTCGTCGACCTGGTCAACCAGTACCGCGAGAAGGGGCTGAACGCCCACGACGCGACGGTCGCGGGCGGCTCACGCAGACTCCGTCCCATCCTGATGACGGCGGCGGCGACGATCTTCGCGCTCACGCCGATGGCGTTGGGGATCACGGGCCACGGCGGCTTCATCTCGCAGCCGTTGGCCATCGTGGTCATCGGCGGATTGGTCTCGTCGACGGTGCTGACACTGCTCGTGCTGCCGACGCTCTACAACCTCGTCGAGGGTGCGAAAGAGCGCCGGCGTTCGCGGCGCGCCGGCGACGAATCGGCATCCGGCTCGCCCGGGACCGCCGGGGAACCCGATGCTCCGACGACCCGGCGGGCGCTGCGAGGGTCGTGA